The following are encoded in a window of Microcaecilia unicolor chromosome 14, aMicUni1.1, whole genome shotgun sequence genomic DNA:
- the LOC115457781 gene encoding zona pellucida sperm-binding protein 3-like, whose amino-acid sequence MGQRVKLGLGLLVWLVSNVISTSSLGSLQRDSLAGTPSGSDLFEPRSHVHVPWLPGHRGVRKYPITVQCKEAKILVIVRRDLFGTGRLVKATDLSLGPASCKPTRSGAGETVTFEVGLHECGSTLQMTPDMLVYGTYLFYNATSSASRVIVRSNPAVVPIWCTYPRTGNVSSKAIKPTWAPFSSTISAEQRLAFTLRLMNDDWSAERPSTVFYLGDELHVEASVSLGDFVPMMVFIDKCVATLSPDKDSNPQYSIIDFHGCLVDGKQEDSFSAFRSPRVQPEKLQFTVDAFRFAGHTDSLIYITCNLRAAPISQTPGPLNKACSFSKVTNIWSAVEGPSSICTCCETKTCEGERTLDNPTDRFGSPSRIEKRDAPLSDSPLNLEASIQLDPILLLSKDSMDLMDNFPDFMKVKTASHGVIREPFMLTLVVVASMLVLACLLLGAVFCRRSRRTLQTNAVS is encoded by the exons ATGGGGCAGAGAGTAAAGCTGGGATTGGGGCTCCTGGTGTGGTTGGTTTCTAATGTGATCAGTACTAGCTCCTTGGGCTCTCTACAGAGGGACTCACTGGCAGGTACCCCATCTGGGAGTGATCTCTTTGAACCCAGATCTCATGTTCATGTTCCTTGGCTTCCTGGGCACCGGGGTGTGAGGAAGTATCCCATCACAGTTCAGTGTAAAGAGGCTAAGATATTAGTGATAGTAAGGAGGGATCTGTTTGGTACAGGGCGCTTGGTCAAAGCTACAGATCTCAGCCTGGGTCCAGCTTCCTGCAAGCCCACACGTTCTGGGGCAGGAGAAACCGTCACCTTTGAGGTTGGACTCCATGAGTGTGGCAGTACATTGCAG ATGACTCCAGACATGTTGGTCTATGGTACATATTTGTTCTACAACGCAACATCTTCAGCTAGCAGGGTTATTGTCAGAAGTAATCCAGCTGTGGTTCCCATTTGGTGTACTTATCCAAG GACTGGTAACGTGAGCAGTAAGGCCATCAAGCCAACATGGGCACCCTTTAGCTCTACAATCTCTGCAGAACAGAGGCTGGCTTTCACCTTGCGACTGATGAATG ATGACTGGAGTGCTGAAAGACCTTCTACTGTATTTTACCTGGGTGATGAGCTCCACGTTGAAGCCTCTGTCAGCCTAGGAGACTTTGTGCCCATGATGGTCTTCATTGATAAATGTGTTGCTACGTTATCTCCAGACAAGGACTCAAATCCCCAATACAGTATCATTGACTTCCATGG ATGCCTTGTGGATGGGAAGCAGGAAGACTCCTTCTCTGCCTTCAGATCTCCACGTGTCCAGCCAGAGAAGCTTCAGTTTACTGTTGATGCCTTCAGATTTGCTGGGCACACAGATTCTCTG ATCTACATCACCTGCAACTTGAGAGCTGCTCCAATCAGCCAGACACCAGGTCCATTGAATAAAGCTTGTTCCTTCAGCAAGGTTACCAATAT CTGGTCTGCTGTAGAAGGTCCCAGTAGCATCTGCACCTGTTGCGAGACTAAAACTTGTGAAGGAGAGAGAACCCTGGACAATCCAACTGATCGTTTTGGAAGCCCAAGTAGAATTGAGAAGAGAGATGCTCCTTTGTCTG ACTCACCTTTAAACTTGGAGGCATCTATCCAGCTGGACCCTATCCTCCTCCTGAGCAAGGACTCCATGGATCTTATGGATAACTTCCCAGACTTCATGAAAGTGAAGACTGCATCTCATG GAGTAATAAGGGAGCCCTTCATGCTGACGTTGGTGGTGGTAGCATCCATGCTTGTGCTGGCTTGCCTTCTGCTGGGAGCAGTCTTCTGCAGACGTTCAAGAAGGACTCTTCAAACTAATGCTGTATCTTAA